The uncultured Desulfobulbus sp. genome window below encodes:
- a CDS encoding multidrug effflux MFS transporter translates to MNNTPLRMLLLLALLAAYPPLSTDMYLPAMPLLEKAWGQTTTMLNLTLSGFLLGFCFGMLFYGPLSDRFGRKPPLLFGIALYTITSLCSGFVDTIYPLIVFRILQGMGAASSTVIAMAITKDLYSGYERQRILAYMGVIMALAPMSAPVIGGVLLSMLSWHWIFFTQTILGLVSIVGVLRMREPLQHRSTGGIKAALSMYSQLMSNRGYRNLVLLFSCIVWAPFAFIGSAKDIYMTQFGLSPQVFGYYFAFNALALMAGSFVCSQTQKKISSENLMLISLLGMLLGGVVLFLRLIAGPWGFALPMGILSFFFGLGRPPSNHLVLEQVDQGVGAASSLMVFFYFVLGACSAWFISLGWSDTIQVIAVTAMLTNGVALVGSYRLFRNR, encoded by the coding sequence ATGAACAACACGCCCCTTCGCATGCTCTTGCTGCTGGCCCTTCTTGCAGCCTATCCACCGCTCTCCACCGACATGTATCTTCCAGCCATGCCCCTGCTGGAAAAAGCCTGGGGACAAACAACAACCATGCTCAATCTGACCTTATCCGGCTTTCTGCTTGGATTTTGTTTTGGTATGTTGTTCTACGGCCCGCTCTCCGATCGATTTGGCAGAAAACCCCCGTTGCTTTTCGGCATAGCGCTCTATACGATCACCAGTTTGTGCAGCGGTTTTGTCGACACCATCTATCCACTTATCGTTTTTCGTATCCTTCAAGGGATGGGGGCCGCCTCAAGCACGGTCATAGCCATGGCCATCACCAAAGATTTATACAGCGGTTACGAACGGCAACGAATTCTCGCCTACATGGGAGTTATCATGGCTTTAGCCCCTATGTCAGCCCCTGTCATCGGAGGAGTGTTGCTTTCTATGCTCTCCTGGCATTGGATTTTTTTCACCCAGACCATTCTCGGCCTTGTCTCAATAGTTGGCGTCCTGCGCATGCGTGAACCACTGCAACACCGCTCCACGGGTGGCATTAAAGCAGCTTTGTCCATGTACAGCCAACTCATGAGCAACAGAGGATATCGCAACCTGGTCCTCCTCTTTTCTTGTATTGTCTGGGCACCGTTTGCTTTTATCGGCTCAGCAAAAGATATCTACATGACCCAGTTTGGCCTGAGTCCCCAGGTATTTGGCTACTATTTTGCCTTTAATGCCCTTGCTCTCATGGCTGGATCGTTTGTGTGCTCCCAAACTCAAAAAAAGATCTCCTCAGAGAACCTGATGCTGATAAGCCTTCTGGGGATGCTGCTTGGGGGAGTTGTCCTTTTTCTCAGGCTTATAGCAGGCCCCTGGGGCTTTGCTCTTCCCATGGGCATCCTTTCCTTTTTCTTCGGCCTGGGAAGACCACCAAGCAACCATCTCGTTCTCGAACAGGTTGATCAGGGCGTTGGTGCGGCTTCATCCCTCATGGTTTTTTTCTATTTTGTGCTGGGTGCTTGTTCGGCCTGGTTTATCTCACTTGGGTGGTCGGATACTATCCAGGTCATTGCCGTTACAGCCATGCTCACCAACGGTGTTGCCCTGGTTGGGAGCTACAGATTGTTTCGAAACCGTTGA
- a CDS encoding MFS transporter, with product MLIVLAGSAILLLCSPETVQRTPGVLKSLRPKFSMPHADRRLYPIAACTFVATWALGGFYQAFGPSIAAQNLGSENVLLAGFAFSSFMLPSAVGGPLNKFLNPVNAQRLGMCAFTLFLGTILYSLQSGSIGLFLLTSALAGIAQGATLTGSIRSLLAGITPGERAGILSLIYATSYAGAAVTSFIAGRLAHIFDLCHIALCYGGLAVFACIITLVFARESQVSMVEG from the coding sequence ATGTTGATCGTTCTTGCTGGATCTGCGATCCTGCTGTTGTGCAGTCCCGAAACCGTACAACGTACACCGGGCGTGCTCAAGTCGCTTCGGCCTAAGTTTTCTATGCCCCATGCAGATCGCAGGCTCTATCCCATTGCTGCCTGCACCTTTGTGGCTACCTGGGCCTTAGGAGGCTTTTATCAGGCCTTCGGGCCATCGATAGCCGCCCAAAATCTGGGGAGCGAGAATGTTTTACTTGCAGGCTTTGCTTTCTCTTCCTTCATGCTCCCCAGCGCAGTGGGAGGGCCTTTGAATAAATTTTTGAACCCAGTCAATGCGCAGCGGTTGGGAATGTGTGCCTTTACTTTGTTTCTTGGAACCATTTTGTATTCCCTGCAGTCAGGTTCCATTGGCCTCTTTCTTCTGACCAGTGCACTCGCTGGCATTGCCCAGGGAGCGACGTTAACTGGGAGTATTCGATCGCTTCTTGCGGGTATTACTCCTGGGGAACGGGCGGGAATTTTATCTCTGATCTATGCGACTTCCTATGCGGGGGCAGCTGTCACCAGTTTTATAGCAGGCCGTCTCGCTCACATCTTTGATCTTTGCCATATAGCCCTGTGTTACGGAGGTTTGGCCGTTTTTGCCTGTATAATCACCCTTGTTTTTGCACGGGAATCTCAAGTATCCATGGTTGAGGGCTGA
- a CDS encoding MFS transporter, with the protein MRYLGFISSSLSFIVLFAASATPIPLYDLYRRTDGLSYSDLSLTAVVYFIGAISALLFMGRISNHLGRKPITLVSYGLTALACVILMKVENATPLIVGRLLLGISCGLASSTVTSYIADSAPPALNWLA; encoded by the coding sequence ATGCGCTATCTCGGTTTTATCTCCTCCTCACTTTCTTTTATCGTCCTCTTTGCGGCCTCAGCCACTCCCATCCCTCTCTACGACCTTTATAGACGTACAGATGGGCTCAGTTATAGCGATCTCTCCCTGACGGCAGTGGTCTATTTCATTGGAGCAATCTCGGCCCTGCTCTTCATGGGGCGGATTTCAAACCATCTGGGACGCAAACCTATCACTCTTGTCTCCTATGGACTGACGGCGCTTGCCTGTGTAATCCTCATGAAGGTGGAAAATGCAACACCACTCATTGTTGGGCGTCTACTGCTTGGTATCTCCTGTGGGCTGGCCTCCAGCACCGTAACCTCCTACATAGCAGATAGTGCGCCGCCTGCGCTGAACTGGTTGGCTTAA
- a CDS encoding SDR family NAD(P)-dependent oxidoreductase, whose translation MQKQMLLGKTAIVTGASYGIGYAVANLFAEEGAKVVLTARGQEKLDQVVQEITDKEYKAIGVVADIGSLDDCKKVFEATIKEFGDLDILINNAGLGEQYAIDDTEDDWMNYIH comes from the coding sequence ATGCAGAAACAAATGTTACTTGGCAAAACCGCGATCGTCACCGGAGCGAGTTATGGTATTGGCTATGCGGTGGCCAATCTTTTTGCAGAAGAGGGCGCAAAAGTAGTGCTCACCGCCCGTGGACAGGAAAAACTCGATCAGGTGGTACAGGAGATCACCGACAAAGAATATAAGGCCATAGGAGTGGTTGCCGATATTGGCTCGCTTGACGATTGCAAAAAAGTCTTTGAGGCAACGATCAAAGAGTTCGGTGATCTCGATATTCTGATTAACAACGCCGGGCTCGGTGAGCAGTACGCCATTGACGATACCGAGGATGATTGGATGAACTACATCCATTGA
- a CDS encoding IS66 family transposase produces MGTVNKIRVREEVDLLKQEFEQLCSAGKVSSEIRVLVNSLLVVVELILSIFLEKTTRKGNKNSSIPSSQTEKDETATKHCTTTGRGKQVNGRVGNTRVKESVTTAQVEVCDICGMVLDSVACQGHERRTKIDIVFEKVVEHIDAEIKQCPNCEATVKGRFPEDMPGKLQYGNGLKAFAIHLVISQMVALNRVQKQIAAMIGSVISEASLLKFVLRLYQSLEAWESRAIDRLLQAPSLHVDETSFRVEGKNHWIHVYSSGETTLKVLHRKRGKEAIEGLNIIPRYGGVIIHDCWASYLSYDHCGHGLCGSHLLRELTFVVDSNQYRWARNLKAVLQQTCRTVAQRPEKCLTEREYANLQKRYRNILTRGSKELPKIPPKTQGKRGRIAKSDAHNLWERLQKHEAAVLLFAKEPHVPFTNNRAERDLRMAKVKQKISGCFRRKQYAQAYCRISSYLQTMASQGINPLVAIQLALAGTLPDAEE; encoded by the coding sequence ATGGGAACAGTAAACAAAATAAGGGTACGCGAAGAAGTCGATCTCCTCAAACAGGAATTTGAACAGCTTTGTTCCGCCGGCAAAGTTTCCTCTGAGATACGGGTCCTGGTCAACAGCCTGCTGGTTGTCGTCGAGTTGATACTCTCTATCTTTCTTGAGAAGACAACGCGCAAGGGAAACAAAAACTCGAGCATTCCTTCTTCGCAAACCGAAAAAGACGAAACCGCTACCAAGCACTGCACCACTACCGGCAGGGGAAAACAAGTCAATGGGCGGGTTGGTAATACACGCGTCAAAGAATCGGTCACCACTGCTCAGGTCGAGGTGTGTGATATCTGCGGAATGGTGCTGGATAGCGTTGCATGCCAGGGGCATGAACGTCGGACAAAAATCGACATCGTTTTTGAAAAAGTTGTCGAGCACATTGACGCAGAAATAAAGCAATGCCCCAATTGTGAAGCAACAGTCAAGGGGCGTTTTCCTGAGGATATGCCGGGTAAGCTGCAGTACGGCAATGGGCTTAAAGCGTTTGCCATTCATTTGGTTATCAGCCAGATGGTCGCTTTAAACCGGGTTCAAAAACAGATAGCAGCCATGATCGGTAGCGTAATCTCCGAGGCCAGCCTGCTCAAATTTGTTTTGCGCTTGTACCAATCACTCGAAGCATGGGAATCCAGAGCTATTGATAGGCTGCTGCAGGCTCCATCCCTGCATGTGGATGAAACCTCGTTTCGGGTTGAAGGGAAGAATCACTGGATTCACGTCTATTCTTCCGGCGAAACAACCCTGAAAGTACTGCATCGAAAGCGGGGCAAGGAGGCAATCGAAGGATTGAATATCATCCCTCGGTATGGCGGGGTGATCATCCATGATTGCTGGGCATCATATTTATCCTACGACCATTGCGGTCACGGACTTTGCGGCTCGCACCTTTTGCGAGAGTTGACGTTTGTCGTTGACTCTAACCAATACCGGTGGGCCCGCAATCTAAAAGCGGTGCTCCAGCAAACGTGTCGTACGGTGGCTCAACGTCCGGAAAAATGTCTTACCGAACGGGAGTATGCCAACCTGCAGAAGCGCTACCGTAATATCCTTACGCGTGGCAGCAAGGAGTTGCCCAAGATCCCTCCAAAAACCCAAGGGAAGCGCGGCAGGATAGCCAAATCCGATGCGCACAATCTTTGGGAGCGATTACAAAAGCATGAGGCGGCAGTCTTGCTTTTTGCCAAAGAACCACATGTACCGTTCACCAACAACAGAGCGGAAAGGGATCTTCGCATGGCTAAGGTAAAACAGAAAATATCCGGTTGTTTTCGACGTAAACAATATGCCCAGGCTTACTGCAGGATTTCAAGTTACCTGCAGACCATGGCAAGCCAGGGGATCAATCCTCTTGTCGCTATCCAGTTGGCACTGGCAGGAACTCTGCCTGATGCCGAAGAATAG
- a CDS encoding NADH:ubiquinone oxidoreductase — MPTLYWLQGGGCGGDTLSFLNADSPDVAALFQGLGIDLLWHPSLTNTSAQKQETLNQQILAGEVPLDLFLLEGAVLLGPNGSGMYDARDGKPKKDLIHLLAHQARYVIALGTCAAYGGVNARERVESVGLQYDKNVRGGFLGEDFVAQSGTPVINLAGCPCHHDVISGTIMALSRGQNLALDSYQRPLEWFNTTVHQGCTRNEYHEYRVEESTFGEAGCLFYHMGCHGPLIPGPCNKLLWNQQSSKPRSGVPCFGCTDATFPGKKPFFTTPNIEGVPLRLPIGINRAHYLVYKTMAAAAAPERLKKRSQKV; from the coding sequence ATGCCCACATTGTACTGGTTACAAGGCGGAGGCTGTGGCGGAGATACTCTTTCTTTTTTAAACGCAGATTCGCCTGATGTGGCAGCGCTCTTCCAGGGCCTTGGCATAGATCTGCTCTGGCACCCTTCCCTGACCAACACCTCTGCTCAAAAACAGGAAACACTCAATCAGCAAATTCTCGCGGGTGAGGTGCCCCTTGATCTCTTCCTTCTGGAAGGCGCTGTCTTGCTTGGCCCCAACGGCAGCGGTATGTATGATGCTCGGGATGGCAAACCCAAAAAAGATCTCATACACCTGCTGGCCCACCAGGCCCGGTACGTTATCGCCCTTGGGACCTGTGCGGCCTATGGCGGGGTCAATGCCCGGGAACGAGTGGAATCGGTTGGCCTGCAGTACGATAAAAACGTCCGAGGCGGTTTTTTAGGGGAAGATTTCGTGGCTCAATCAGGGACCCCGGTGATCAACTTAGCGGGCTGTCCCTGCCATCACGACGTGATTAGCGGAACCATCATGGCTCTTAGTCGTGGACAAAACCTGGCACTCGACAGCTACCAAAGACCTCTTGAGTGGTTCAATACCACGGTGCACCAGGGCTGTACCCGAAACGAATATCATGAGTATCGAGTGGAAGAATCGACCTTTGGCGAAGCAGGATGTCTTTTCTATCACATGGGATGCCATGGTCCTCTCATCCCAGGTCCCTGCAATAAGTTACTCTGGAACCAACAATCCTCAAAACCCCGCTCTGGTGTTCCCTGCTTTGGCTGCACCGATGCCACTTTCCCCGGCAAAAAACCTTTTTTCACCACGCCAAACATTGAGGGAGTCCCTTTACGACTTCCCATAGGGATCAACCGGGCCCACTACCTGGTTTATAAAACCATGGCCGCAGCGGCTGCGCCGGAACGTCTGAAAAAACGATCACAAAAAGTGTAG
- a CDS encoding nickel-dependent hydrogenase large subunit gives MTIIKDINIPLNRVEGDLEILVDIENGVISQARSIGTMFRGFEELMHGRGPLDGLVITPRICGICSLTHLNAAVEALDSISGVEVPDNARRLRNVALMAETIQNDLRHACLMFMVDFAQPEAYKEASFYQEALERYDPLRGRITHEVIKASKKLPQIIAIIGGQWPHTSFMVPGGVVSIPDISRLLQCKMIVQEVQLWYERVILGCSLQRWQEITTLKELDAWLLESNAHQESEVGFMIRCLRESGVAELGKGTDNFITYGNYTLPRETNVQGHNGRMYGAGFVAGSKRNPFDQELIREDLSHTWFEKMDPPQHPSRGRTVPDTTVVPSSNAYSWVKAPRYNAKVAETGPLAEMLVNGNPLFQDMVTNSGGTVLARQLARLTRSVDLLPTMSLWLEELVEHGGDSFYTQVKEIPDGQGAGLIHAARGALGHWVKIKNGTIARYQVITPTAWNGSPRDGNAIPGAWEQALMGTEIKHQENPIEAGHIIRSFDPCMVCAVHTLKKRIPLSPLA, from the coding sequence ATGACCATCATCAAGGATATCAATATTCCTTTGAACAGAGTTGAGGGTGACCTCGAGATACTCGTCGATATAGAAAATGGCGTGATTTCCCAGGCACGCAGCATCGGCACCATGTTTCGCGGTTTTGAAGAGTTGATGCATGGCCGGGGCCCTCTTGATGGTCTGGTGATCACCCCGCGAATCTGTGGCATCTGCAGCCTTACCCACCTCAACGCTGCCGTTGAGGCACTGGACAGCATCAGCGGTGTGGAGGTCCCTGACAATGCGCGAAGACTCCGCAATGTCGCCCTTATGGCGGAGACCATACAAAATGATCTACGTCACGCATGCCTCATGTTCATGGTTGATTTTGCCCAACCTGAAGCCTACAAGGAGGCCTCCTTCTACCAAGAAGCCCTGGAGCGTTACGATCCACTTCGTGGACGAATCACCCATGAAGTCATCAAAGCAAGTAAAAAACTGCCTCAGATCATAGCCATCATCGGTGGGCAGTGGCCCCACACCTCGTTCATGGTTCCCGGGGGGGTGGTTTCAATCCCTGATATAAGCCGTCTTCTCCAATGTAAAATGATCGTCCAGGAGGTTCAACTCTGGTACGAGCGTGTAATCCTGGGATGTTCTTTGCAACGCTGGCAAGAGATCACAACCCTCAAAGAACTTGATGCCTGGCTGCTGGAAAGCAATGCCCACCAGGAAAGCGAGGTGGGATTTATGATCCGCTGTCTGCGGGAATCGGGTGTGGCAGAGCTTGGAAAGGGAACTGATAATTTCATCACCTACGGCAACTACACCCTCCCCCGTGAAACCAACGTACAGGGGCACAACGGCCGAATGTATGGCGCAGGTTTCGTCGCAGGTTCAAAACGAAATCCCTTTGACCAGGAACTCATCCGTGAGGATCTCTCGCACACCTGGTTTGAAAAAATGGATCCACCCCAGCACCCCTCTCGCGGCCGAACAGTTCCCGATACAACGGTAGTCCCGAGCAGCAACGCTTACTCCTGGGTGAAAGCACCTCGCTACAATGCAAAGGTTGCAGAAACCGGCCCACTTGCTGAGATGCTGGTCAATGGCAACCCGCTTTTTCAAGATATGGTTACCAACAGCGGTGGTACTGTCCTGGCCCGGCAACTGGCTCGTCTGACCCGGTCTGTTGACCTTCTTCCGACGATGAGCCTCTGGCTTGAAGAGCTGGTGGAGCACGGTGGTGATTCGTTTTACACCCAGGTCAAAGAAATTCCCGATGGACAGGGTGCCGGACTCATTCATGCTGCCCGTGGTGCACTGGGACATTGGGTCAAAATAAAGAACGGAACCATTGCCCGCTACCAGGTGATTACCCCCACCGCCTGGAACGGATCGCCCAGAGATGGAAACGCAATCCCCGGTGCCTGGGAGCAGGCTCTGATGGGTACTGAGATTAAACATCAGGAAAACCCTATTGAAGCCGGACATATTATTCGTTCGTTTGATCCCTGTATGGTTTGTGCCGTACACACCCTGAAAAAACGCATCCCGCTCTCCCCTTTAGCATGA
- a CDS encoding hydrogenase maturation protease, producing the protein MNQIICIGNRLVPVDAAALLVYDYLCAGVVPDGVEVVEGGLAGIDLLPRLEQGGRIVFVDTVAGFTQKGQMVVLDRETILAQTPEPRFGHNAGIGYLLALLPHVCEGTPPEMIHLVGLEGPCEKERIYQAARLCLDLVTRPISK; encoded by the coding sequence ATGAACCAGATTATCTGCATTGGAAATCGGTTAGTCCCAGTAGATGCCGCCGCTCTTCTGGTCTATGATTACCTGTGTGCCGGGGTTGTACCTGATGGGGTTGAAGTGGTTGAGGGGGGCCTTGCCGGGATAGATTTACTGCCACGCCTTGAACAGGGAGGGCGGATTGTCTTTGTCGACACAGTGGCGGGGTTTACTCAAAAAGGCCAAATGGTGGTCCTTGATCGGGAGACCATTCTTGCCCAGACCCCAGAGCCACGTTTTGGTCACAATGCGGGTATCGGTTATCTTTTAGCCCTTTTACCCCATGTTTGCGAGGGCACGCCACCCGAAATGATCCACCTTGTTGGCCTGGAAGGCCCATGTGAAAAGGAACGCATTTATCAGGCTGCCAGACTCTGTCTTGATCTTGTCACACGACCAATTTCAAAATGA
- a CDS encoding ATP-binding protein — protein MHSELIRENELLKKEIRVLHEAAELTAELVTQQFELTELEKERYQEVADNLEGFKRTLDQIGDCVFMFDPLNYIFDYANNIAFNHTGYGREELYKMSFSDFGAKFSGKKMAETFAYLKEHPEESLLFETTFTRKNGVEVPVEVFVQYIAPLSNQGRFFSIVRNISQRLLEEKEKEQMQAKMLHTQKMESVGELAAGIAHEINTPIQFIGSNLSFLQEAFADLNELIAIQRQLAESLRARADFAQELKAADDCINAIDLEYLQEEVPEAIKQASEGVERVSKLVAAMKDFSHPGAQDKEQTNLNQIIQTTLQISSNEWKYTTDIDLDLDADLPRIPCFHNDIGQVFLNLIMNATHSIKERLEKTPDSPKGRIVIKTAQNESEIIVSVRDNGLGIPECILSKIFDPFFTTKEVGKGTGQGLAIVRNVIINKHDGDIEVESIEGEGSTFVIHLPRLRH, from the coding sequence ATGCATAGCGAACTCATCCGTGAAAATGAACTCCTAAAAAAAGAAATTCGTGTTCTCCATGAAGCTGCTGAGTTGACGGCCGAGTTGGTTACTCAGCAGTTTGAGTTGACCGAGCTTGAAAAAGAACGCTACCAGGAGGTAGCTGACAATCTCGAAGGATTCAAACGGACCCTGGATCAGATCGGTGACTGTGTCTTCATGTTTGACCCACTGAACTACATTTTTGATTACGCCAACAATATCGCTTTTAACCACACCGGTTATGGAAGAGAAGAGCTCTATAAGATGAGTTTTTCAGATTTCGGAGCAAAGTTCAGTGGAAAAAAAATGGCGGAGACATTTGCTTATCTCAAGGAACATCCTGAGGAGTCGCTGCTCTTTGAGACCACCTTTACCCGAAAAAACGGTGTGGAGGTACCAGTCGAAGTTTTTGTTCAATACATTGCTCCCCTCTCCAATCAGGGCCGTTTTTTCTCCATAGTGCGCAATATTTCCCAACGTCTGCTTGAAGAAAAAGAAAAAGAGCAGATGCAGGCTAAAATGCTGCACACACAAAAGATGGAATCAGTCGGTGAACTGGCCGCCGGGATTGCCCATGAAATTAACACGCCCATTCAATTTATCGGTTCCAATCTCAGTTTTCTCCAAGAGGCCTTTGCAGATCTTAACGAGTTGATCGCAATCCAGCGGCAACTGGCGGAATCTCTCCGTGCTCGGGCTGACTTCGCTCAAGAGCTTAAAGCCGCAGATGACTGTATAAACGCCATTGATCTGGAATACCTTCAGGAAGAGGTGCCCGAAGCAATCAAGCAGGCCAGTGAAGGGGTGGAACGGGTCAGCAAGTTGGTGGCAGCGATGAAAGACTTCTCCCATCCTGGTGCCCAAGATAAAGAGCAGACAAATCTCAACCAGATCATTCAGACTACCCTGCAAATTTCCAGTAATGAGTGGAAATATACCACGGATATTGACCTGGATCTGGATGCAGATCTCCCCCGGATCCCCTGTTTCCATAATGATATTGGACAGGTCTTTTTAAATCTGATTATGAACGCCACCCACTCAATCAAAGAACGGCTGGAAAAAACACCTGACAGCCCCAAAGGCCGGATCGTCATTAAAACCGCACAAAACGAGAGCGAAATCATAGTTTCAGTCCGTGATAATGGGCTTGGTATCCCCGAATGTATTCTATCTAAAATTTTTGATCCATTTTTCACCACCAAGGAGGTGGGCAAAGGGACCGGACAGGGGCTTGCCATTGTACGCAACGTGATCATCAATAAGCATGATGGGGATATAGAGGTAGAGTCAATAGAGGGAGAAGGCTCAACTTTTGTCATTCACCTGCCACGTTTGCGACACTAG
- a CDS encoding ABC transporter ATP-binding protein, whose protein sequence is MLSIENLRVNYGNVEALHGISLQVEAGEIVTILGANGAGKSTTLNAISGLVQITGGSIMFEENALHKLSAHEIVKFKITQSPEGRRVFGTLTVEENLMLGAFTSTNTERIAASRQWIYELFPRLEERRKQLAGTLSGGEQQMLAIGRALMSNPKILLLDEPSLGLAPILVKSIFETVKTVNQAGVTVILVEQNAKAALKLAHRGYVMEVGNIVLADTAENLLQNKQVQQAYLGGGH, encoded by the coding sequence TTGTTGAGCATAGAAAACCTTCGGGTCAACTACGGCAATGTCGAGGCCCTGCATGGCATCTCATTGCAGGTTGAAGCCGGTGAGATCGTAACCATCCTCGGTGCCAATGGTGCGGGAAAGTCCACGACTCTCAATGCCATTTCCGGTTTAGTCCAGATTACCGGCGGCAGCATCATGTTTGAAGAGAACGCCCTACATAAGTTATCCGCTCATGAGATCGTTAAATTCAAGATCACACAGAGCCCGGAGGGCCGCCGTGTATTTGGTACCCTGACCGTGGAAGAAAACCTGATGCTCGGTGCCTTTACCTCCACCAATACTGAGCGAATCGCTGCGAGCCGGCAGTGGATCTATGAACTCTTTCCCCGGCTTGAGGAACGGCGAAAACAGTTGGCCGGAACCTTGAGTGGTGGTGAACAGCAGATGCTGGCCATTGGTCGGGCCTTAATGTCCAACCCCAAAATACTGCTCCTGGATGAGCCCAGTCTTGGCCTGGCGCCAATTCTGGTGAAATCAATTTTTGAGACGGTGAAAACCGTCAATCAAGCAGGGGTGACTGTCATTCTGGTCGAGCAGAATGCAAAGGCCGCGCTCAAGCTTGCCCACCGTGGCTATGTCATGGAGGTCGGCAATATTGTCCTGGCTGATACTGCAGAAAATCTTCTGCAAAATAAGCAGGTGCAACAGGCGTATTTGGGTGGCGGGCACTGA
- a CDS encoding ABC transporter ATP-binding protein, with protein sequence MSTLLQVEHLSKSFGGLMAVNDVSFTVEQGSIVGLIGPNGAGKTTVFNLISGVYQPDNGTVLFDGTNLVGLPTHTIVEQGIARTFQTIRLFQNMSVLENVLAGCHCRMRSGSLAAMFRTKAQRQEEEVAMAQAMAELEFVGLASEWQNKAKNLSYGNQRLLEIARALATKPKLVVLDEPAGGMNDQETKELIELIRAIQAQGITVLLIEHDMGLVMQVCSSLVVLEYGMKIATGSPAEIQVNPKVIEAYLGVDEDE encoded by the coding sequence ATGAGCACACTGCTGCAGGTTGAACACCTCTCCAAAAGTTTTGGTGGCCTTATGGCTGTCAACGATGTCAGTTTTACGGTGGAGCAGGGGAGTATTGTCGGCTTGATCGGGCCAAACGGTGCGGGGAAAACCACGGTTTTTAACCTGATCTCAGGAGTCTATCAGCCTGATAACGGTACCGTTCTTTTTGATGGAACCAATCTGGTGGGCCTGCCCACCCACACCATCGTTGAACAGGGGATCGCCCGGACCTTTCAGACGATTCGACTCTTTCAAAATATGTCGGTTCTGGAGAACGTGCTGGCTGGCTGTCATTGTCGAATGCGCTCCGGCTCTCTGGCGGCCATGTTTCGTACCAAGGCACAGCGCCAGGAAGAAGAAGTCGCCATGGCGCAGGCAATGGCAGAACTTGAATTTGTCGGTCTTGCCAGTGAATGGCAAAATAAGGCAAAAAATCTTTCCTACGGTAATCAGCGACTCCTGGAGATAGCCAGAGCCCTTGCCACCAAACCAAAACTGGTGGTTTTGGATGAACCCGCAGGCGGCATGAATGATCAGGAGACGAAAGAGCTGATTGAGCTTATTCGCGCTATTCAGGCCCAGGGGATCACCGTGCTCTTAATCGAACACGACATGGGGTTGGTCATGCAGGTCTGCTCATCGCTGGTCGTGCTGGAATATGGAATGAAAATCGCCACCGGCTCACCTGCTGAAATACAGGTGAACCCAAAGGTCATCGAGGCCTACCTTGGTGTCGATGAGGATGAATAG